In Cystobacter ferrugineus, the following proteins share a genomic window:
- a CDS encoding PAS domain S-box protein has protein sequence MNLETHRSESPPVSLADVLESRQDDIIHHWVEHLCEGLAPSPRAQSVLENHIGDYLRDLTTVLHRVGQEGVAVVREGSTVAREHGRQRLRLGFDLAVLVREYGVLHECILDLIEQTGTRVTLAEFRTLASFIVHGIADAVDEYTRQREAAQRLNEFQLQALLDQAPVSIYAKDAEGRYLVVNRHVEEVLGRSREEILGRDNFSFFSDEVANMYHSADAHALAGQTSVKEFVVDTPWGPRTYLATTFPLPGGESNPVAIGGIATDITERKETEAARARLLREAEAQRERLDSLFQQSPAFIFVMRGPEHILTLANPLAVRRLGGRELVGKPLREAIPEFVEQGYGELIDNVYRTGKPATANEAPLWLVSPEGGEPKESFFNYVYTPTHGPDGEVDGVFGHVVEVTELVRERRKAEEALALLDTLLTTTPVLLSFLDRDLRHVRVNQMLADELGIPIEHMLGHRLDELHPALASQITPLRLRVLETGQPVLDQELEVPPRGMGTEVRHFLFNHAPVRNQAGEVILVASVALDITERKRAESAAEERFRLLVEGVEDYAIFMLDPKGRVTSWNPGAERIKGWKASEVLGRSLSLFYLPGDVVAGVPEEALQLAASEGQHRAELPLVRKDGSRFWADVLITALRDERGGLRGFAMITRDISPRRQAEETLRATTQRLEAVLETAVDGILTIDESGKIQSINPATVRIFGHPPETLLGQDFLQLLPEPYLSGNIQSGARKLLGNRREVRGRRVDGSLFPLELSVGETRLSQGRFFTCLVRDISARKHAEEAQALFVQVGTLLSQSLDVTTTLKSLASLVVSHLADYCMVALLGEDGQLRLLEMAARDPERQALLRRSMTSSPQLESSLLPRILEGGVPVAQPEPTPEWLDELARDAEHRALLDVLDVKSFLFVPLVARGRELGLISFAWSQPRPECDTTDQVARGVADRAALALDNARLYQEAQDAIRVREDVVAIVSHDLRTPLNAISLSATALLKREDMDKRTLTAVSRIRAAADRATRMIHDLLDFNQARMKGVPVHREPLDFHAHVLRVVKEVRLAHPDRHIAFHASGEGRGEWDGDRLAQVVTNLVGNALQHSPPGSPVRVCTRSEGSSVLFEVHNENKGSAIPPEVLSNLFEPYRRGPEARSGQGSLGLGLFITRQIVLAHGGDIHVRSTPEEGTTFTVRLPRHAM, from the coding sequence GTGAATCTCGAGACGCATCGGTCAGAGTCTCCGCCTGTATCACTGGCGGACGTGCTGGAGTCCCGGCAGGACGACATCATCCACCACTGGGTGGAACATCTGTGCGAGGGGCTGGCCCCGTCGCCCCGCGCCCAGAGCGTGCTGGAGAACCACATCGGTGACTACCTCCGGGATTTGACGACGGTATTGCACCGGGTCGGCCAGGAGGGAGTCGCCGTGGTACGGGAGGGGAGCACCGTCGCCCGGGAGCACGGCCGCCAGCGCCTGCGCCTCGGCTTCGACCTGGCGGTGCTGGTGCGGGAATATGGCGTGCTGCACGAGTGCATCCTCGACTTGATCGAGCAGACGGGCACGCGTGTCACCCTGGCTGAATTCCGTACGCTCGCTTCCTTCATCGTCCACGGCATCGCCGATGCGGTGGACGAGTACACCCGTCAGCGGGAGGCCGCGCAGCGGCTCAACGAATTCCAGCTCCAGGCGTTGTTGGACCAGGCCCCCGTCTCCATCTATGCCAAGGATGCCGAGGGACGCTATCTCGTCGTCAACCGTCACGTGGAGGAGGTGCTGGGGCGCTCGCGCGAGGAGATCCTCGGCCGGGACAACTTCTCCTTTTTCTCCGATGAAGTCGCCAACATGTACCACTCCGCTGACGCCCATGCCCTGGCTGGGCAGACCAGTGTCAAGGAGTTCGTGGTGGACACGCCCTGGGGACCACGCACGTACCTGGCCACGACGTTCCCCCTGCCGGGAGGTGAGAGCAATCCCGTGGCCATCGGTGGCATCGCCACGGACATCACCGAGCGCAAGGAGACCGAGGCCGCTCGCGCCCGGCTGCTGCGCGAGGCCGAAGCCCAACGCGAACGCCTGGACTCACTTTTTCAACAGTCGCCGGCCTTCATCTTCGTGATGCGGGGGCCCGAGCACATCCTCACCCTGGCCAATCCCCTCGCGGTCCGGCGCCTCGGTGGCCGGGAACTGGTGGGCAAGCCCCTGCGCGAGGCGATTCCGGAATTCGTGGAGCAGGGCTACGGCGAGTTGATCGACAACGTCTATCGCACGGGCAAGCCCGCCACGGCCAACGAGGCCCCGCTGTGGTTGGTCTCCCCGGAAGGGGGAGAGCCCAAGGAGTCCTTCTTCAACTACGTCTACACACCCACCCACGGGCCGGACGGAGAGGTGGATGGTGTCTTCGGGCATGTGGTGGAAGTGACGGAGTTGGTGCGCGAGCGCCGCAAGGCGGAAGAGGCGCTGGCGCTGCTGGATACCCTGCTCACCACCACTCCGGTGTTGCTGTCTTTCCTCGACCGTGACTTGCGCCATGTGCGCGTCAACCAGATGCTCGCCGATGAACTCGGCATTCCCATCGAGCACATGTTGGGCCATCGCTTGGATGAGCTCCATCCCGCCCTGGCCTCCCAGATCACGCCCCTCCGCCTCCGGGTGCTGGAGACGGGGCAGCCGGTCTTGGATCAGGAACTGGAGGTCCCCCCCAGGGGGATGGGCACGGAGGTTCGCCACTTTCTCTTCAACCACGCCCCGGTCCGCAATCAGGCCGGCGAGGTCATCCTCGTGGCCAGCGTGGCGCTGGACATCACCGAGCGCAAGCGCGCCGAGAGCGCGGCCGAGGAGCGCTTCCGCCTGCTGGTGGAGGGCGTGGAGGACTATGCCATCTTCATGCTCGATCCCAAGGGCCGGGTGACGAGCTGGAATCCGGGGGCCGAGCGCATCAAGGGATGGAAGGCCTCGGAGGTCCTCGGCCGCTCCCTGTCCCTCTTCTACCTCCCGGGAGACGTGGTGGCCGGTGTCCCCGAGGAGGCTCTGCAACTCGCCGCCTCCGAGGGACAGCACCGCGCGGAGCTGCCCCTGGTGCGCAAGGACGGCAGCCGCTTCTGGGCCGATGTCCTGATCACCGCCCTGCGCGACGAGCGAGGGGGCCTGCGTGGCTTCGCCATGATTACCCGCGACATCTCCCCGCGCCGGCAAGCCGAGGAGACGCTGCGCGCGACCACCCAGCGGCTGGAAGCCGTCCTGGAGACGGCGGTGGATGGAATCCTCACCATCGACGAGTCGGGCAAGATCCAGAGCATCAACCCGGCCACCGTGCGCATCTTCGGTCATCCCCCCGAAACGCTCCTCGGCCAGGACTTCCTCCAGTTGCTGCCCGAGCCCTACCTGAGCGGCAACATCCAGTCCGGAGCGCGCAAGCTGCTCGGCAACCGGCGCGAGGTGCGGGGCCGTCGCGTGGACGGCAGCCTCTTCCCCCTGGAGCTCTCCGTTGGAGAGACCCGTCTGTCCCAGGGACGCTTCTTCACCTGCCTGGTGCGCGACATCTCCGCGCGCAAGCATGCCGAGGAGGCCCAGGCCCTGTTCGTCCAGGTGGGGACTTTGCTGTCCCAGTCGCTCGACGTCACCACCACGCTCAAGAGCCTCGCCTCGCTCGTCGTCTCCCATCTGGCCGACTACTGCATGGTGGCCCTGCTGGGGGAGGACGGGCAGTTGCGGCTGTTGGAGATGGCGGCACGGGATCCCGAGCGCCAGGCGCTCCTGCGCCGTTCGATGACTTCCTCCCCTCAACTGGAATCCAGCCTGCTGCCGCGCATCCTGGAGGGGGGAGTGCCCGTGGCCCAGCCGGAGCCCACCCCCGAGTGGTTGGACGAGCTCGCCCGCGACGCGGAGCACCGGGCCCTCCTGGATGTACTCGACGTGAAATCCTTCCTCTTCGTCCCGCTGGTGGCCCGGGGTCGCGAGCTCGGGCTCATCTCCTTCGCCTGGAGCCAGCCGCGCCCCGAGTGTGACACGACGGATCAGGTGGCCCGGGGCGTGGCCGATCGCGCGGCCCTGGCGCTGGACAACGCGCGCCTCTACCAGGAGGCCCAGGACGCCATCCGGGTGCGCGAGGACGTGGTGGCCATCGTCAGCCACGACCTGCGCACGCCCCTCAATGCCATCAGCTTGTCGGCCACGGCGCTGCTCAAGCGCGAGGACATGGACAAGCGCACCCTCACGGCGGTCAGCCGCATCCGCGCGGCGGCGGACCGGGCCACCCGGATGATTCACGACCTGCTCGACTTCAACCAGGCACGGATGAAGGGCGTCCCCGTCCATCGCGAGCCCCTGGACTTCCACGCCCATGTCCTGCGGGTGGTGAAGGAGGTGCGGCTCGCCCATCCGGACAGGCACATCGCGTTCCACGCCAGCGGCGAGGGGCGGGGTGAGTGGGATGGGGACCGGTTGGCCCAGGTGGTGACCAATCTGGTGGGCAATGCGCTCCAACACAGTCCGCCCGGCTCTCCTGTGCGGGTGTGTACCCGGAGCGAGGGCTCGAGCGTCCTGTTCGAGGTGCACAACGAGAACAAGGGGAGCGCCATTCCTCCCGAGGTGTTGTCGAACCTCTTCGAGCCCTACCGGCGGGGGCCCGAAGCCAGGTCGGGTCAGGGCAGCCTCGGGCTGGGGCTCTTCATCACCCGGCAGATCGTCCTCGCCCATGGCGGGGACATCCACGTGCGCTCGACGCCGGAGGAGGGCACCACCTTCACCGTGCGCCTGCCGAGGCATGCGATGTGA
- a CDS encoding DUF5985 family protein, whose protein sequence is MNDFLSGMTSGLCLVAGLLFLRFWRKTGDRFFGFFAASFWMMALHRVMMMLLRGSENENVLGVYLIRLLSFVLILVAIADKNLARPRGKRVARGASPSR, encoded by the coding sequence ATGAACGATTTCCTCTCCGGCATGACCTCGGGCCTGTGCCTCGTCGCGGGGCTGCTCTTCCTGCGTTTCTGGAGGAAGACAGGTGATCGCTTCTTCGGATTCTTCGCCGCCTCCTTCTGGATGATGGCGTTGCACCGGGTGATGATGATGCTCCTGCGGGGCAGCGAGAACGAGAATGTCCTCGGGGTGTACCTCATCCGGCTGCTCTCCTTCGTGCTCATCCTGGTGGCCATCGCGGACAAGAACCTGGCAAGACCTCGCGGCAAGCGCGTGGCTCGAGGCGCGAGCCCTTCCCGCTGA
- a CDS encoding DUF5985 family protein yields MADAVFLLCAATSVACAVLLLRGYARNRVRLLLWSSLCFVGLAVNNALLVLDKIILPGRDLLLLRNLSGFLALALLVYGLVWDSE; encoded by the coding sequence ATGGCTGACGCGGTCTTCCTGCTGTGCGCGGCGACGAGCGTCGCCTGCGCGGTGCTGCTTCTGCGGGGCTATGCCCGCAACCGGGTGCGCCTGCTCTTGTGGAGCAGCTTGTGCTTCGTCGGGCTGGCGGTGAACAACGCGCTGCTGGTGCTGGACAAGATCATCCTCCCCGGCCGGGATCTGCTGTTGTTGCGCAACCTGTCCGGGTTCCTGGCGCTCGCGCTCCTGGTGTATGGCCTCGTGTGGGATTCCGAATGA
- a CDS encoding ATP-binding response regulator has product MSLVLVADDEPAVLEVLSQVVEDLGHDVIQARDGEEAWSLARARRPQLVVTDHMMPRLSGLDLCRRMRDDELLGRVPIILLSAVLPHGAPEAYAFLHKPFEITDFEGLVRKALAHAPRPKPLEGTAAVERLGDWVAEGFARPLCSARSELERLREQGQADGGALHRLGEHLRTLEGLTRDFQEAAHLAAHAVTLRPVMADLGARLRQTLESSRQRHPGALWDVQVPYSPVELRFDPERVQRMLDALLEQAGRHGGEVWVELESTPSMVTIRVRDQGPELTDEERQRLFEPFRAQGTTGRLGLYIASELARLHGGGLSVESTGSGGTTFSVVLPRG; this is encoded by the coding sequence ATGAGTCTCGTCCTGGTGGCGGACGATGAGCCCGCGGTGCTCGAAGTGCTCAGTCAGGTCGTCGAGGACCTGGGTCACGATGTGATCCAAGCGCGTGATGGCGAGGAGGCCTGGAGTCTCGCGCGCGCGCGCAGGCCCCAACTGGTGGTCACGGACCACATGATGCCGCGCCTGAGCGGCCTGGACCTGTGCCGGCGGATGCGCGACGACGAGCTGCTGGGCCGGGTGCCCATCATCCTGTTGAGCGCGGTGCTTCCCCACGGAGCACCCGAGGCCTACGCCTTCCTCCACAAGCCCTTCGAGATCACGGACTTCGAGGGCCTGGTACGCAAGGCGCTGGCGCATGCGCCCAGGCCCAAGCCGCTGGAGGGCACGGCCGCGGTGGAGCGGCTGGGAGACTGGGTGGCCGAGGGCTTCGCGCGGCCGCTGTGCTCGGCGCGCTCCGAGCTGGAGCGGCTGCGCGAGCAGGGCCAGGCGGACGGTGGCGCGCTGCACCGGCTCGGCGAGCACCTGCGGACGCTCGAGGGCCTGACGCGCGACTTCCAGGAGGCGGCGCACCTGGCGGCGCACGCGGTGACGCTGCGGCCGGTGATGGCGGACCTGGGCGCCCGGTTGCGCCAGACATTGGAGTCCTCGCGGCAGCGCCACCCCGGAGCGCTCTGGGACGTGCAGGTGCCGTACTCGCCGGTGGAGCTGCGCTTCGATCCGGAGCGGGTACAGCGCATGCTGGACGCGCTGCTGGAGCAGGCGGGGCGGCATGGGGGCGAGGTCTGGGTGGAGCTGGAGTCCACGCCCTCCATGGTGACGATCCGGGTGAGGGATCAGGGGCCGGAGCTGACGGACGAGGAGCGGCAGCGGCTCTTCGAGCCCTTCCGGGCCCAAGGCACGACGGGAAGACTGGGCCTGTACATCGCCTCGGAGCTGGCGCGGCTGCATGGTGGGGGGTTGTCGGTGGAGTCCACGGGCAGTGGGGGCACGACGTTCAGCGTGGTCCTGCCCCGGGGTTGA
- a CDS encoding trypsin-like peptidase domain-containing protein, whose amino-acid sequence MGLGMLAVLAVVGGEARADQARRRNEVVEVVQKVSPAVVFIGTEQEVESPFRGRRSILEEFFGAPPQQAQRTQGLGSGVLVDPSGVIITNDHVIRGASAIHVVLADGRELEAEVVGSDANNDLAVLKVSSKQPLPAAKLGTSADLMIGETVVAIGSPFGLSKTVTSGVVSATGRTFKADGRTYNDFIQTDAAINPGNSGGPLLNVDGDVIGINTAIFASAQGIGFAIPADKVRRIMEELTRFGKVRPAWVGLEVEGLSPRLARQLGWDRTYGVVAREVEPGSPAEQAGVRRGDVLAEMGGSRIADAEDYVTRARGYPARAAFPLVIFRNGESKTLQVTPVEFPPQLVEALGWNRLGLRVKPVRGAMAVQSVRPGSAADEVGLEPGDLITRINNQPTTEPAAFQEALLSARGSRSVLLVVRRGRYAYHVTLPF is encoded by the coding sequence ATGGGCCTGGGGATGCTCGCGGTGCTGGCGGTGGTGGGGGGCGAGGCCCGGGCGGACCAGGCCCGGCGGCGCAACGAGGTGGTGGAAGTGGTGCAGAAGGTGTCCCCCGCCGTCGTCTTCATCGGGACCGAGCAGGAAGTGGAGTCCCCGTTCCGGGGACGGCGCTCCATCCTGGAGGAGTTCTTCGGCGCGCCGCCGCAGCAGGCCCAGCGCACCCAGGGGCTGGGCAGCGGCGTGCTCGTGGACCCCAGCGGCGTCATCATCACCAACGATCACGTCATCCGGGGCGCCTCCGCCATCCACGTGGTGCTGGCCGACGGACGTGAGCTGGAGGCCGAGGTGGTGGGCAGTGACGCCAACAACGATCTGGCCGTGCTCAAGGTGAGCTCCAAGCAGCCCCTGCCCGCGGCGAAGCTGGGCACCAGCGCGGATCTGATGATCGGCGAGACGGTGGTGGCCATCGGCAGCCCCTTCGGGTTGAGCAAGACGGTGACGTCGGGCGTGGTGAGCGCCACCGGCCGCACCTTCAAGGCGGACGGGCGCACCTACAACGACTTCATCCAGACGGACGCGGCCATCAACCCGGGCAACTCGGGCGGGCCGCTGCTCAACGTGGACGGCGACGTCATCGGCATCAACACCGCCATCTTCGCGAGCGCCCAGGGCATCGGCTTCGCCATCCCCGCGGACAAGGTGCGCCGCATCATGGAGGAGCTCACCCGCTTCGGGAAGGTGCGCCCCGCCTGGGTCGGCCTGGAGGTGGAGGGGCTGTCGCCGCGGCTGGCCCGGCAGCTCGGCTGGGATCGCACCTACGGCGTCGTCGCCCGCGAGGTGGAGCCGGGCAGCCCCGCCGAGCAGGCGGGCGTGCGCCGGGGGGATGTGCTCGCCGAGATGGGCGGCTCGCGCATCGCCGACGCCGAGGACTACGTCACCCGCGCCCGCGGCTACCCCGCGCGCGCCGCCTTCCCCCTCGTCATCTTCCGCAATGGCGAGTCGAAGACACTCCAGGTGACCCCCGTGGAGTTTCCTCCCCAGCTCGTGGAGGCGCTGGGCTGGAACCGGCTGGGACTGCGGGTGAAGCCGGTGCGCGGCGCCATGGCGGTGCAGTCGGTGCGTCCCGGCTCGGCGGCGGACGAGGTGGGCCTGGAGCCGGGAGATCTCATCACGCGCATCAACAACCAGCCCACGACCGAGCCCGCGGCCTTCCAGGAAGCGCTGCTGTCGGCCCGGGGCAGCCGCAGCGTGCTGCTGGTCGTGCGGCGCGGACGTTACGCCTATCACGTCACCCTGCCTTTCTAG
- a CDS encoding serine/threonine protein kinase — MNSVRYHSLGPLLSGEGSRAFLGLALEEGRTPRPVVLVWAPPDVARDAELSLQLQRETQRASALEHPNILRVHGLAQLEPGLARITEFANGESLRRVLEVRPRIPPAFAALIASDVALGLHYAHLAGNDDGTPLVHGDVRPETVMVSFNGVCKVTGYGALSVAPRERNGRRVRNRRNYSAPEQLNGGRGAMTPSTDVFLLGLLLHECLSGHMPFHDAPDGDQAVLTAQLPALPADVPRALAAVVTRATAKRVHERYANALEFREALVAAVEGAIPPASVFAEFLSQLFPPDRDARATRHQMLEMGLAEVGRRASPVSSGAILTVSAPPRRPSGALAAPPPPAEASPAVDVSTDFVDVPFENEDADAVDSVLEITGRHARPGVAKPLPREEQEPPPVRPRPPPPAPKRKQTPAPAPRKPLPLLPLIAGALAIASAVVAVGGFFVWNARKPVRPATPEAPAAAAAPSVQPPSRAEPPPEPDETAQAPAPAEPEPGTPSDMLPAEATAPDTAAPAATDDMVLAAGTLPSPPTPGDSQTPAAESAPVTTRLQLFVLPEVEVSLGGKHLGHTPLSVPLPPGAHTLELTIPAKGVRTTRTLTVKPQGVTTERFLLGRGSVQVNAPPGAVILLDGRKAGRKLSPWEGEHQLVVTSGEGRWEKTFRLEPDQQLTFDATPATP, encoded by the coding sequence ATGAACTCGGTTCGCTACCATTCCCTGGGGCCTCTGCTGTCGGGAGAGGGCTCGCGGGCCTTCCTCGGGCTCGCGCTCGAGGAGGGCCGGACGCCCCGGCCGGTGGTGCTCGTGTGGGCGCCGCCCGATGTGGCCCGGGACGCGGAGCTCTCCCTGCAGCTCCAGCGCGAGACCCAGCGCGCCTCCGCCCTCGAGCACCCCAACATCCTGCGCGTGCACGGCCTGGCCCAGCTCGAGCCCGGCCTCGCCCGCATCACCGAGTTCGCCAACGGCGAGTCCCTACGCCGGGTGCTGGAGGTGCGTCCGCGCATTCCCCCCGCCTTCGCCGCGCTCATCGCCTCGGACGTGGCCCTGGGGCTGCACTACGCGCACCTGGCGGGCAACGACGATGGAACGCCGCTGGTGCACGGGGACGTGCGTCCGGAGACGGTGATGGTCTCCTTCAATGGCGTGTGCAAGGTGACGGGCTATGGCGCCCTGAGCGTCGCGCCCCGCGAGCGCAATGGCCGGCGCGTGCGCAACCGCCGCAACTACAGCGCCCCCGAGCAGCTCAACGGCGGCCGGGGGGCGATGACCCCGAGCACCGACGTGTTCCTCCTGGGCCTGCTGCTGCACGAGTGCCTGTCGGGGCACATGCCCTTCCACGACGCGCCGGATGGAGATCAGGCGGTGCTCACCGCGCAACTGCCTGCCCTGCCGGCGGATGTGCCGCGCGCGCTCGCCGCGGTGGTGACGCGCGCCACCGCCAAGCGCGTCCACGAGCGCTATGCCAACGCGCTCGAGTTCCGCGAGGCCCTGGTGGCCGCCGTCGAGGGCGCCATCCCCCCGGCCAGCGTCTTCGCCGAGTTCCTCTCCCAACTCTTCCCGCCGGACCGCGATGCGCGGGCCACGCGGCACCAGATGCTGGAGATGGGGTTGGCGGAAGTGGGACGCCGCGCCTCGCCCGTGAGCTCGGGAGCGATTCTGACCGTCTCGGCCCCGCCGCGACGGCCCTCGGGCGCCCTGGCCGCCCCGCCTCCCCCCGCCGAGGCCAGCCCCGCGGTCGACGTGAGCACCGACTTCGTGGACGTGCCTTTCGAGAACGAGGACGCGGACGCCGTGGACTCGGTGCTGGAGATCACCGGCCGGCATGCCCGCCCAGGCGTGGCGAAGCCCCTGCCCCGCGAGGAGCAAGAACCCCCTCCCGTCCGCCCGCGGCCCCCGCCCCCCGCGCCGAAGCGGAAACAGACCCCGGCGCCCGCGCCGCGCAAGCCCCTCCCTCTCCTGCCTCTGATCGCTGGCGCGCTGGCCATCGCTTCCGCCGTCGTGGCCGTGGGAGGCTTCTTCGTGTGGAACGCGCGCAAGCCCGTGCGGCCCGCCACACCCGAGGCGCCCGCCGCCGCCGCCGCGCCCTCCGTGCAGCCGCCCTCCCGGGCCGAGCCCCCACCGGAGCCGGACGAAACGGCCCAGGCCCCGGCGCCCGCCGAACCCGAGCCGGGCACGCCCTCGGACATGCTCCCGGCCGAGGCCACCGCGCCAGACACCGCGGCGCCCGCGGCGACGGACGACATGGTGCTCGCCGCGGGCACGCTTCCCTCGCCGCCCACGCCCGGGGACTCGCAGACGCCCGCGGCCGAGAGCGCTCCGGTGACCACCCGGCTCCAGCTCTTCGTGCTGCCCGAGGTGGAGGTGTCGCTCGGGGGCAAGCACCTGGGCCACACGCCCCTGTCGGTGCCGCTCCCGCCCGGTGCCCACACGCTGGAGTTGACCATCCCCGCCAAGGGCGTGCGCACCACCCGCACCCTCACCGTGAAACCCCAGGGCGTGACGACCGAGCGCTTCCTGTTGGGCCGCGGCTCGGTGCAGGTGAACGCACCTCCGGGCGCCGTCATCCTGCTCGATGGACGCAAGGCGGGGCGCAAGCTGTCTCCGTGGGAGGGAGAACATCAGCTCGTCGTCACCTCCGGGGAGGGCCGCTGGGAGAAGACCTTCCGGTTGGAGCCCGACCAGCAGTTGACCTTCGACGCGACGCCCGCGACGCCGTGA
- a CDS encoding general secretion pathway protein GspE, which translates to MRLGELLLHEKLITPEALEEALESQVVHGGRLGTNLVELGLLSEQELARVLGQQHGVSAASGEMVPDPRALALVELSDADDKDYLPMRMDATRMSVAMLNPGDIATRDALAFKTGKRVVPVVIPEFRMNQLLRRYCKAFRAMRSIDMNAVRPSRVKQEEEKEISRAGSGDLISEEEFQSLYAQALKGGSAAEQDEPVLDLVETVEEVAPEPVAEPVLEPVAEAIIEEEVLEPEPLPEPEPLPVPVPETRPVPPPPPHREMPRRMSVLELEDMPRPRVPVPEQVYTPLTFAEAQAELSRSMDREQVATTVLRFALGKWKRCLLLSVQGSLVTGWRGMGQGVREAAVRRMGIGLQGPSTFRLVRDTRAHYVGPVRRDAASGLFYKLLTGDYPTTAVILPLLVRGKLVHMLYVDNGPGQLTPPDVGELLILSQGVGRSYEAMIRRRKSA; encoded by the coding sequence ATGCGCCTGGGCGAACTGCTTCTCCACGAAAAGCTCATCACCCCCGAGGCGCTGGAGGAAGCGCTCGAGTCCCAGGTCGTCCACGGTGGACGGCTGGGGACGAACCTCGTGGAGCTGGGCCTGTTGTCCGAGCAGGAGCTGGCGCGCGTGCTCGGCCAGCAGCACGGCGTGTCCGCGGCCTCGGGTGAGATGGTGCCGGACCCGCGGGCGCTGGCGCTCGTGGAGCTGAGCGACGCGGACGACAAGGACTACCTGCCCATGCGGATGGACGCCACGCGCATGAGCGTGGCGATGCTCAACCCGGGGGACATCGCCACGCGGGACGCGCTGGCGTTCAAGACGGGCAAGCGCGTGGTGCCGGTGGTCATCCCCGAGTTCCGGATGAACCAGCTCCTGCGGCGCTACTGCAAGGCGTTCCGCGCGATGCGTTCCATCGACATGAACGCGGTGCGGCCCTCGCGGGTGAAGCAGGAGGAAGAGAAGGAGATCTCTCGCGCGGGGAGCGGGGATCTCATCAGCGAGGAGGAGTTCCAGTCGCTCTACGCCCAGGCGCTCAAGGGCGGGAGCGCGGCGGAGCAGGACGAGCCGGTGTTGGATCTCGTCGAGACGGTGGAGGAGGTGGCGCCCGAGCCCGTCGCCGAGCCTGTCCTCGAGCCCGTTGCCGAGGCCATCATCGAGGAAGAGGTGCTCGAGCCCGAGCCGCTCCCGGAGCCCGAGCCGCTCCCCGTGCCAGTGCCCGAGACGCGACCCGTGCCCCCTCCGCCCCCGCACCGCGAGATGCCGCGGCGCATGTCGGTGCTGGAGCTGGAGGACATGCCGCGCCCGAGGGTGCCCGTGCCGGAGCAGGTGTACACGCCGCTCACCTTCGCCGAGGCCCAGGCGGAGCTGTCGCGCAGCATGGATCGCGAGCAGGTGGCGACGACGGTGCTGCGCTTCGCGCTGGGCAAGTGGAAGCGGTGTCTGTTGTTGAGCGTGCAGGGCAGCCTGGTGACGGGGTGGCGAGGGATGGGGCAGGGCGTGCGCGAGGCGGCGGTGCGGCGCATGGGCATCGGCCTGCAGGGGCCGAGCACGTTCCGGCTGGTGCGCGACACGCGCGCGCACTACGTGGGGCCGGTGCGGCGGGACGCGGCCTCGGGCCTGTTCTACAAGCTGCTCACCGGGGACTATCCAACGACGGCCGTCATCCTCCCGCTGCTCGTGCGGGGCAAGCTGGTGCACATGCTGTACGTGGACAACGGGCCGGGACAGCTCACCCCGCCCGACGTGGGCGAGCTGCTCATCCTCTCGCAGGGCGTGGGCCGCTCGTACGAGGCGATGATCCGCCGCCGCAAGAGCGCGTGA
- a CDS encoding VOC family protein, whose translation MDVQGFHHLAIQVRDVERVTAFYRDVLGLRELQRHFRADGSLRSVWVGVPGGGFLALEAVAGEPEAGSFRHERPGLLLLALRIAPAERARAVETFARAGIPLEHETRWTVYVRDPEGNRVALSHHPEDPIS comes from the coding sequence ATGGACGTTCAGGGCTTCCATCATCTGGCCATCCAGGTACGCGACGTGGAGCGGGTCACCGCCTTCTACCGGGACGTCCTGGGTCTGAGAGAACTGCAGCGCCACTTCCGGGCGGACGGCTCGTTGCGCAGCGTGTGGGTCGGGGTTCCCGGCGGTGGCTTCCTCGCCTTGGAAGCGGTGGCGGGCGAGCCCGAGGCCGGCTCCTTCCGCCACGAGCGGCCGGGCCTGCTGCTGCTCGCCCTGCGCATCGCCCCGGCCGAGCGGGCCCGGGCGGTGGAGACCTTCGCGCGCGCTGGCATCCCCCTGGAGCACGAAACGCGCTGGACGGTGTACGTCCGGGATCCCGAGGGCAACCGGGTGGCGCTCAGCCACCACCCGGAAGATCCGATCTCCTGA